Proteins encoded together in one Carya illinoinensis cultivar Pawnee chromosome 3, C.illinoinensisPawnee_v1, whole genome shotgun sequence window:
- the LOC122305323 gene encoding inorganic phosphate transporter 1-4-like yields MAKDNLQVLNALDVAKTQWYHFTAIIIAGMGFFTDAYDLFCISLVTKLLGRIYYHVDGAEKPGTLPPNVSAAVNGVAFCGTLAGQLFFGWLGDKMGRKRVYGMTLMLMVIASVASGLSFGHNAKSVMATLCFFRFWLGFGIGGDYPLSATIMSEYANKKTRGAFIAAVFAMQGFGILAGGIFAIIIASAFKAKFDAPSYEVDPLRSTVPQADFVWRIILMVGALPAALTYYWRMKMPETARYTALVAKNAKQAANDMSKVLQVDIEAEPQKVEQLAQQSANTFGLFSKQFLRRHGLHLLGTTSTWFLLDIAFYSQNLFQKDIFSAIGWIPAAKTMNAIDEVYRIARAQTLIALCSTVPGYWFTVAFIDKMGRFAIQLMGFFFMTVFMFALAIPYNHWTHKDNRIGFVVMYSLTFFFANFGPNATTFVVPAEIFPARLRSTCHGISAASGKLGAIVGAFGFLYLAQNQDKAKADAGYPAGIGVKNSLLVLGGINFLGILFTFLVPESKGKSLEEMSRENEDENGEMQELDQTS; encoded by the coding sequence ATGGCCAAGGACAATTTACAGGTGCTAAACGCCCTCGATGTAGCAAAAACACAATGGTATCATTTCACTGCTATCATCATTGCAGGAATGGGGTTCTTCACCGATGCATATGATCTATTCTGCATATCTCTTGTCACCAAATTGCTTGGTCGCATATACTACCATGTTGATGGTGCAGAAAAGCCAGGCACATTGCCTCCCAATGTCTCAGCTGCTGTTAATGGCGTAGCATTCTGTGGAACTCTCGCCGGCCAGCTCTTCTTTGGGTGGCTTGGAGACAAGATGGGCAGGAAACGAGTCTACGGCATGACTCTCATGCTCATGGTTATAGCCTCCGTCGCTTCAGGTCTTTCTTTTGGCCACAATGCAAAATCTGTCATGGCAACACTTTGCTTCTTCCGATTCTGGCTTGGGTTTGGTATCGGCGGTGACTACCCACTTTCCGCCACCATCATGTCCGAATATGCTAATAAGAAGACTCGTGGTGCTTTCATTGCCGCAGTCTTCGCCATGCAGGGATTCGGAATCCTAGCAGGCGGTATATTTGCAATCATTATTGCATCAGCGTTTAAGGCTAAGTTTGATGCTCCATCTTATGAGGTTGACCCGCTTCGCTCAACCGTCCCACAAGCAGACTTTGTTTGGAGGATCATTCTAATGGTAGGAGCACTCCCAGCTGCACTGACTTACTACTGGAGGATGAAGATGCCTGAAACTGCCCGTTACACTGCCCTTGTTGCCAAGAACGCAAAACAGGCTGCAAACGATATGTCAAAAGTTCTTCAGGTTGACATTGAAGCAGAACCGCAGAAGGTTGAGCAATTAGCTCAACAATCAGCCAACACTTTCGGTTTGTTCTCTAAACAGTTTCTTCGTCGCCACGGACTACACTTGCTTGGAACAACAAGCACATGGTTCTTGCTTGACATTGCATTTTACAGTCAGAATTTATTCCAAAAGGATATCTTCAGTGCAATTGGATGGATTCCTGCAGCAAAGACCATGAATGCCATCGATGAGGTGTACAGAATCGCAAGGGCACAAACACTGATTGCTCTGTGCAGTACTGTTCCAGGCTACTGGTTTACTGTGGCTTTCATTGACAAGATGGGAAGGTTTGCTATCCAATTGATGGGTTTCTTCTTCATGACAGTGTTTATGTTTGCCCTGGCTATTCCTTACAACCACTGGACTCACAAGGACAATCGCATTGGGTTTGTGGTGATGTATTCCCTCACATTCTTCTTTGCAAATTTCGGGCCTAATGCCACCACATTTGTTGTGCCAGCGGAGATCTTCCCGGCTAGGCTCAGGTCTACTTGCCATGGCATATCGGCAGCATCCGGGAAGCTCGGGGCTATTGTTGGTGCTTTTGGGTTTTTGTATTTGGCTCAGAACCAGGACAAGGCCAAGGCAGATGCAGGGTACCCTGCAGGAATTGGGGTGAAGAATTCACTCCTTGTGTTGGGTGGAATCAACTTCTTGGGAATACTGTTTACTTTCTTGGTGCCTGAATCGAAAGGAAAATCTTTGGAGGAGATGTCTAGGGAGAACGAGGACGAAAATGGAGAAATGCAGGAGTTGGATCAAACATCTTAA